One genomic region from Robbsia betulipollinis encodes:
- a CDS encoding ABC transporter permease produces the protein MRQNGFWGLLYNALFLAFIAAPLVVVIAVSFTDKGFIAMPFDGASLRWFRAILDNTEIVDAFWLSIRLALVAATVGVLLAVPAALAIARYRFPGRGALTGFFLSPMMIPAVVLGIAFLRFLSLLGVNGSFWSLTAAHVIIVFPYALRLVLSAAIGLDRDAERAALSCGASRFTAFRRVVLPMIRTGVAGGWVLAFIQSFDELTMTIFVATPGTTTLPVAMYNQIAQTIDPLVASVSTVMIVGTVVLMLVLDRMVGLDRILIGETR, from the coding sequence ATGCGACAGAACGGTTTCTGGGGCCTGCTCTACAACGCGCTGTTTCTCGCGTTCATCGCCGCGCCGCTCGTCGTCGTCATCGCCGTGTCCTTTACCGACAAGGGCTTCATCGCGATGCCGTTCGACGGCGCCTCGCTACGCTGGTTCCGCGCGATCCTGGACAATACCGAGATCGTCGACGCGTTCTGGCTGTCGATCCGACTCGCGCTGGTGGCGGCCACCGTCGGCGTACTGCTGGCGGTCCCCGCGGCGCTCGCGATCGCGCGCTACCGCTTTCCCGGGCGCGGCGCGCTGACGGGCTTCTTCCTCTCGCCGATGATGATCCCCGCGGTGGTGCTCGGCATCGCCTTCCTGCGCTTCCTGTCGCTGCTGGGGGTCAACGGCTCGTTCTGGTCCCTGACCGCGGCCCATGTCATCATCGTGTTCCCTTATGCATTGCGGCTGGTACTGTCGGCGGCGATCGGACTCGACCGCGACGCCGAACGCGCCGCGCTCTCGTGCGGCGCCTCGCGCTTCACCGCCTTCCGGCGCGTCGTGCTGCCGATGATCCGCACCGGCGTGGCCGGCGGCTGGGTGCTCGCCTTCATCCAGAGTTTCGATGAATTGACGATGACGATTTTCGTCGCGACGCCCGGCACGACCACCCTGCCGGTCGCGATGTACAACCAGATCGCGCAGACGATCGATCCGCTGGTCGCCTCGGTGTCCACCGTCATGATCGTCGGCACGGTCGTCCTGATGCTGGTTCTCGACCGCATGGTCGGACTGGACCGGATACTGATTGGAGAAACACGATGA